The nucleotide window CAATGAATTTGCGATACTCCGCTTCCTTTCGATTACTACGACTCTCGGCAGTATTTAAAAATTCCTGAGCCTTGTCAAACAGCGTGATAGCATCATCATATTTCCGCTGGCGAAGAGCATCATCTCCCTGCTTCATCCAGTATTCATAATCGCTTTTCTTGGCAAGCTCCTCCATTTCATGGAATGGATCGATTCGGCTCGCCCAACGATAATATTGAGCAGCGTCTTCATACTTCCCAGCATCAAATGCTTGCTGACCATTGGTGGATAAGGTCCAATAGAGAGCAGCTTCACCTCCTACAACGATAAGCAGAAAAGCTAGCAGCATCAAGGTAGCCGCGAGAAGACGGGGACGTACAGGCTGGGTCGTCTTGGATTCGTACACGAGTGCTTCCTGAGTGGAGGCAGCTTCAAGACCGATCTCTCCTTCACCTGTCTCCAAAGAACTCGCACCAGAAGAAGCTACATCATGATGGGGTGTTTGATAATACCATGCCATGCAGTTTGCAATAAAATGAGCTGTATAAAAAGGACGGAAACCACGAACATTCCAAATGATCTGCTGATCATCCTTGAGTTGAAGGTGAAGCTGAACCTTGGAGCTGAAGGGTTTACTTGCGATCTCAAACACTCGAATCGCTTCCCAGGCGATCTGTCGATAGGGTGGATCCTTCGTCAAATTCCAATAGCGAAATCCCGATGGTGTACAGAGGATTCCCCGCTTCATCTCCCGATCAGCCAAATGAATCATCAATAATGGCTCATCTTCAGGGACAATCCCTGATTCCCGTAGTTCATCCATCTTGTCACAGTCTATGAACATCCGTTGTTGGAGACGAGGACGAATCGACCATAGCATGATGAGAAGGAGAAGACCTCCCACTGCATAATCAGGAAGATGGTAGACCTGATCCAACCAACTAGGAAGCCAAGCAAACTGATAGGCAATCTCCACAATGAGTGAATTTAAAAAAAGGATAAATAATGCCCACATCACAGGCCGTTGAAGTAGTTTTTCCTTAATTAATATGGGGCGATCCATATCTAATACAAATTGCTGATCTGCATGTTGAAGCTGCCATTCTGCTTCCCGTTTTCGATAATACGGTTGCAATAGCCTTAATAAGATAAGGCTGGCAAAGAGATTAAATAATAGGGTGAGTGGATTGAAAAGCAGATGAAAAACCTGCCACAAGAGGTTCTCTTCCGTCACCAACCACAAACCGCCATGATTGGTCCAAAACATCAAGCTCAAGAATAATCCATTTAACAAGAGCAGACTAATTGGAACCCAATAATGCTTCCGAATCGTCCAGCGTCGTAGTAAAACGAATGCAATAATGGCTGATAACCATGGCCCAAGCCATGTACCAAGCGCAAAGCCAATCAGGGGTGAGGTTGGTCTTTTGATCGCAGGACGCTCCTCCTTCAATTCTTGCTGAACGGGACAAGGCTCCTCCATCTCTACATGCGTTGCACGATCTACATGATCATCTATTTCCTCATGAATTTCATGAGCTGCATGATCTTCATGCTCTTCATGTAAAGTGGCTCCACACTGTGTACAAA belongs to Rubeoparvulum massiliense and includes:
- a CDS encoding FxLYD domain-containing protein → MQCPQCGHEEQGQYRFCTQCGATLHEEHEDHAAHEIHEEIDDHVDRATHVEMEEPCPVQQELKEERPAIKRPTSPLIGFALGTWLGPWLSAIIAFVLLRRWTIRKHYWVPISLLLLNGLFLSLMFWTNHGGLWLVTEENLLWQVFHLLFNPLTLLFNLFASLILLRLLQPYYRKREAEWQLQHADQQFVLDMDRPILIKEKLLQRPVMWALFILFLNSLIVEIAYQFAWLPSWLDQVYHLPDYAVGGLLLLIMLWSIRPRLQQRMFIDCDKMDELRESGIVPEDEPLLMIHLADREMKRGILCTPSGFRYWNLTKDPPYRQIAWEAIRVFEIASKPFSSKVQLHLQLKDDQQIIWNVRGFRPFYTAHFIANCMAWYYQTPHHDVASSGASSLETGEGEIGLEAASTQEALVYESKTTQPVRPRLLAATLMLLAFLLIVVGGEAALYWTLSTNGQQAFDAGKYEDAAQYYRWASRIDPFHEMEELAKKSDYEYWMKQGDDALRQRKYDDAITLFDKAQEFLNTAESRSNRKEAEYRKFIALGEKASLKEDYGAAIKFLRKAQGIRNTEEVQKKMVQVEYMYHYMKAQQLLYYDPVAALAELQLAAEVIESSEVNELMDQATEYIINDFLYVAENFLYMGDVEGAMDVLKDAAKFAPEDERIQVLIDAITEGKSAQESMDQNPLVILPDWEWYADDEGYVYAVGTIVNRSDNLIEQIVIYIEYYDANGDVVLTDWAYADGPVQGGEKTTFTIYSNYQEEMEEARVEIQDYTWATEVQSFPN